The following proteins are encoded in a genomic region of Anguilla anguilla isolate fAngAng1 chromosome 15, fAngAng1.pri, whole genome shotgun sequence:
- the LOC118213828 gene encoding uncharacterized protein LOC118213828 isoform X1 encodes MHNVITNLLDLQNGASHWIRVLEEEMMGRILAVGDLKALLGKVVGMETMLDIFEQAGFDRNHAQSPAVDGGPFDNVRGVVWTALRALYPARPDITTLTGPPLKDNEPPATYIYTQLRRWRLITERDVQADPIMTTLFRKAIREGMSQEVGRRLDEVVGLNTMTHREFVDHVVHAVERQRKEGKKLEDQTKDIQRKLLQLQLEELRAKEKRVKEIKELDKEKEAKKVASVKIQNMDNGFFDFEATRPPEPWSSRMVPQPTVVYDFSGIPHPVAMQGNMKGGGPQPGGNQRGGGPGNGGQNNQWKGQQNQNNNMQNRNWNQQSFPNQQRQGPIICYGCGQEGHIKRWCPNTQGMYPGNQGTWVPNQAQQLQGYPNLAPPPQARPPYQSGGPVNYQGAQ; translated from the coding sequence AtgcataatgtaataaccaatcTCCTTGATTTGCAGAATGGAGCGAGCCACTGGATCagggtgctggaggaggagatgatGGGCCGGATCCTGGCTGTGGGGGACCTGAAGGCTCTCCTGGGAAAGGTTGTGGGGATGGAAACAATGCTGGACATATTTGAGCAGGCTGGCTTTGACAGAAACCATGCGCAGTCTCCAGCAGTGGACGGTGGGCCGTTTGATAACGTGCGTGGGGTTGTTTGGACTGCTCTGCGAGCCCTGTATCCCGCACGACCGGACATAACGACCTTAACGGGACCGCCGTTAAAAGACAATGAACCACCGGCAACATACATCTACACGCAGTTGCGCAGGTGGAGATTGATAACTGAAAGGGACGTACAGGCAGATCCCATAATGACCACCCTCTTCCGCAAAGCCATCCGGGAGGGGATGTCACAGGAAGTGGGGCGCCGCCTCGATGAGGTGGTGGGACTGAACACCATGACACACAGAGAGTTTGTGGATCACGTGGTGCATGCTGTAGAAAGGCAGcggaaagaggggaaaaagctgGAAGATCAAACAAAAGACATTCAAAGGAAGCTACTGCAgttgcagctggaggagctgagagccaaagaaaaaagggtgaaagaaataaaagagctGGATAAAGAAAAAGAGGCGAAAAAAGTGGCATCTGTGAAAATACAGAATATGGACAATGGATTCTTTGACTTTGAAGCCACCCGCCCGCCTGAACCATGGAGCAGCCGGATGGTGCCCCAGCCGACGGTGGTCTACGACTTCTCCGGCATCCCTCACCCAGTGGCCATGCAAGGTAATATGAAAGGGGGGGGCCCACAACCGGGTGGGAATCAAAGGGGGGGAGGGCCAGGGAATGGTGGTCAAAATAATCAGTGGAAAGGGCAGCAGAATCAGAATAACAACATGCAAAATAGAAATTGGAACCAACAGAGTTTTCCTAATCAACAGAGACAGGGCCCCATAATTTGCTATGGATGTGGTCAGGAGGGGCACATAAAAAGATGGTGTCCAAACACCCAAGGGATGTACCCAGGTAACCAGGGGACCTGGGTACCTAATCAGGCTCAACAATTGCAGGGTTACCCCAACTTGGCCCCACCTCCCCAGGCTAGGCCCCCATATCAGAGTGGGGGACCTGTAAATTACCAAGGTGCCCAATAG
- the LOC118213828 gene encoding uncharacterized protein LOC118213828 isoform X2 — MHNVITNLLDLQNGASHWIRVLEEEMMGRILAVGDLKALLGKVVGMETMLDIFEQAGFDRNHAQSPAVDGGPFDNVRGVVWTALRALYPARPDITTLTGPPLKDNEPPATYIYTQLRRWRLITERDVQADPIMTTLFRKAIREGMSQEVGRRLDEVVGLNTMTHREFVDHVVHAVERQRKEGKKLEDQTKDIQRKLLQLQLEELRAKEKRVKEIKELDKEKEAKKVASVKIQNMDNGFFDFEATRPPEPWSSRMVPQPTVVYDFSGIPHPVAMQDTKEQCISDSMKLLEKLAKVGHKVSRRSCSSALRR, encoded by the exons AtgcataatgtaataaccaatcTCCTTGATTTGCAGAATGGAGCGAGCCACTGGATCagggtgctggaggaggagatgatGGGCCGGATCCTGGCTGTGGGGGACCTGAAGGCTCTCCTGGGAAAGGTTGTGGGGATGGAAACAATGCTGGACATATTTGAGCAGGCTGGCTTTGACAGAAACCATGCGCAGTCTCCAGCAGTGGACGGTGGGCCGTTTGATAACGTGCGTGGGGTTGTTTGGACTGCTCTGCGAGCCCTGTATCCCGCACGACCGGACATAACGACCTTAACGGGACCGCCGTTAAAAGACAATGAACCACCGGCAACATACATCTACACGCAGTTGCGCAGGTGGAGATTGATAACTGAAAGGGACGTACAGGCAGATCCCATAATGACCACCCTCTTCCGCAAAGCCATCCGGGAGGGGATGTCACAGGAAGTGGGGCGCCGCCTCGATGAGGTGGTGGGACTGAACACCATGACACACAGAGAGTTTGTGGATCACGTGGTGCATGCTGTAGAAAGGCAGcggaaagaggggaaaaagctgGAAGATCAAACAAAAGACATTCAAAGGAAGCTACTGCAgttgcagctggaggagctgagagccaaagaaaaaagggtgaaagaaataaaagagctGGATAAAGAAAAAGAGGCGAAAAAAGTGGCATCTGTGAAAATACAGAATATGGACAATGGATTCTTTGACTTTGAAGCCACCCGCCCGCCTGAACCATGGAGCAGCCGGATGGTGCCCCAGCCGACGGTGGTCTACGACTTCTCCGGCATCCCTCACCCAGTGGCCATGCAAG ATACAAAAGAGCAGTGCATAAGCGACAGCATGAAACTGCTGGAGAAACTGGCAAAGGTGGGACACAAGGTGTCCAGAAgaagctgcagctctgctctcagGAGGTGA